One genomic window of Chelonoidis abingdonii isolate Lonesome George chromosome 5, CheloAbing_2.0, whole genome shotgun sequence includes the following:
- the LOC116825255 gene encoding claudin-22-like → MALVYRTVMQLSGILFSLLGWVLSCLTTYLPQWKNLNLELNELEIWTMGLWQACVVQEEGGMQCKDFDSFLALPPELRISRILMFVSNGLGLLGLVLSGFGLDCLKIGERQQELKKRLLLLGGTLFWISGITAIVPVSWVAHTTVQEFWDENIPDIVPRWDFGEALFVGWFAGFCLILGGSLLNCTVCSTEVYPSSAHYTVAEMQDRCQHLETENSPENLGV, encoded by the coding sequence ATGGCTTTAGTCTACAGAACTGTGATGCAATTAAGTGGCATTTTATTCTCTCTGTTGGGATGGGTTCTATCCTGTCTCACTACCTATTTACCTCAGTGGAAAAATCTCAATTTAGAATTAAATGAATTGGAGATCTGGACCATGGGACTCTGGCAAGCTTGTGTTGTCCAAGAGGAAGGGGGAATGCAATGCAaggattttgattctttcttggCTTTGCCTCCAGAGCTTAGGATTTCTAGGATTTTGATGTTTGTTTCAAATGGATTAGGACTTTTGGGCCTTGTGCTTTCAGGTTTTGGGTTGGACTGTTTAAAGATCGGTGAAAGACAACAGGAACTAAAGAAACGGCTATTACTGCTTGGAGGAACACTCTTCTGGATATCAGGAATTACAGCCATAGTCCCGGTTTCTTGGGTTGCTCACACTACAGTCCAGGAATTTTGGGATGAGAATATCCCAGATATTGTTCCCAGGTGGGATTTTGGGGAAGCACTATTTGTTGGCTGGTTTGCTGGATTTTGTCTTATACTAGGAGGGTCACTACTTAATTGCACTGTCTGTTCAACTGAAGTCTATCCATCCTCAGCCCATTACACAGTAGCAGAAATGCAAGATCGCTGTCAACACTTGGAAACTGAAAATAGTCCTGAAAATCTAGGAGTTTAA